In Solidesulfovibrio sp., the following proteins share a genomic window:
- a CDS encoding DVU0772 family protein, whose product MQTQTDLSNLVIDWNMTPEDAVTLYLEWGNNSWHAEHKPVTSKNDYSTYFVVNTWSGRPELSLVRRNSEDCVELATFELPEDLAREFMEETGANKGVYAPSEAIKQWLQTTHFN is encoded by the coding sequence ATGCAGACGCAGACCGACCTGTCCAATCTGGTGATCGACTGGAACATGACCCCCGAGGACGCCGTGACCCTGTATCTCGAATGGGGCAACAATTCCTGGCATGCCGAGCACAAGCCCGTGACGTCCAAGAACGACTATTCGACCTACTTCGTGGTCAACACCTGGTCGGGCCGGCCGGAACTGTCGCTTGTGCGGCGCAACTCCGAGGACTGCGTGGAACTGGCCACCTTCGAACTGCCGGAAGACCTGGCCCGGGAGTTCATGGAGGAAACGGGCGCCAACAAGGGCGTCTACGCCCCGAGCGAAGCCATCAAGCAATGGCTCCAGACGACCCACTTCAACTGA
- a CDS encoding acyltransferase family protein, with the protein MTEKRLYGIDVLKAVCCFSVVLLHAVAYRVESFDGTASWMLANVISSATREAVPVFFMVSGALVLRRDIPSYAGYFLKIARNYTVPLLGGLAAYKLLAVSQGDPTPLLDGVVYNVRRSLAFHLWFMWTFLGLALVAPLLRPMVARPESRRLFLGLWLLFCIVQPWLGRIDVALPVDNMLFVLHTGYYVAGYALLAANRRVPAGWLLFLCGLAVGATAWLTWRAALETGLLSPLYYEGPSPFLVLYSACAFLLCRDLPAGPFPRLLAAVSGATFTVYIYHVLALSLAGRLFGPTTLAMRLLVHAPLAFLACLALDAVGRRIPGLRVFFR; encoded by the coding sequence ATGACGGAAAAGCGACTGTACGGCATCGATGTCCTCAAGGCGGTGTGCTGCTTTTCCGTCGTCCTCTTGCATGCCGTTGCCTACAGAGTGGAAAGCTTCGATGGCACCGCTTCCTGGATGCTGGCCAACGTTATCAGTTCGGCCACGCGCGAGGCCGTGCCCGTCTTTTTCATGGTCAGCGGCGCCCTCGTTTTGCGTCGGGACATCCCCTCGTATGCCGGGTATTTTCTCAAAATCGCCAGGAATTATACCGTTCCGTTGCTTGGCGGGCTCGCCGCCTACAAGCTGTTGGCCGTAAGCCAGGGCGATCCCACGCCGCTGCTCGACGGCGTCGTCTACAACGTCCGGCGAAGCCTGGCCTTCCATCTCTGGTTCATGTGGACGTTTCTGGGGCTGGCGCTGGTGGCGCCGCTGTTGCGGCCCATGGTGGCCCGGCCGGAAAGCCGGCGCCTGTTCCTGGGGCTGTGGCTGCTTTTTTGCATCGTCCAGCCGTGGCTTGGCCGCATCGACGTGGCCTTGCCCGTGGACAACATGCTGTTCGTGCTCCACACCGGCTACTACGTGGCCGGCTATGCCCTGCTTGCCGCCAACCGGCGGGTGCCCGCCGGCTGGCTGCTCTTCCTGTGCGGGCTGGCCGTGGGCGCCACGGCCTGGCTGACCTGGCGCGCCGCCCTGGAGACCGGCCTGCTGTCGCCGCTTTATTACGAGGGGCCGTCGCCCTTCCTGGTCCTGTACAGCGCCTGCGCCTTCCTGCTGTGCCGCGACCTGCCCGCCGGACCGTTCCCCAGGCTGCTCGCGGCCGTTTCCGGGGCGACGTTTACCGTCTACATCTACCACGTCCTGGCCCTGTCCCTGGCCGGCAGGCTCTTCGGCCCGACCACGCTGGCCATGCGGCTGCTGGTCCATGCGCCCCTGGCCTTTCTCGCCTGCCTGGCCCTGGACGCCGTGGGCCGGCGCATTCCGGGCCTGCGCGTGTTTTTCCGGTAG
- a CDS encoding methyltransferase domain-containing protein, producing MPDAIPSLALVRERLAGLGPGRVWRPVPGPDGGLLARGAGPDVGMLGAYVAGLDVAGKTVADLGCNLGFFSFLAARAGARQVLGCDIDPEVVAVARLLAALHGLDNVTFASLDFLAEPPEAPCDLAMFVDFIGRGIIAKGKLGAVAAAANAWARHAAFFTLRPVYDLRDLPLDPERLGALYPGTVRHGRFHTVEALAARLGPGWSPGRVGDGLALGHGGSRSKAAVLFRRTA from the coding sequence ATGCCCGATGCGATCCCGTCCCTTGCGCTGGTCCGCGAAAGATTGGCCGGGCTCGGCCCCGGCCGCGTCTGGCGGCCCGTGCCCGGGCCGGACGGCGGCCTGCTGGCCCGGGGCGCCGGCCCCGACGTGGGCATGCTCGGCGCCTACGTCGCCGGCTTGGACGTGGCCGGCAAGACCGTGGCCGACCTCGGCTGCAACCTGGGTTTTTTTTCTTTTCTGGCCGCCCGGGCCGGAGCGCGCCAGGTCCTCGGCTGCGACATCGATCCCGAGGTCGTCGCCGTGGCCAGGCTGCTCGCCGCCCTGCACGGCCTGGACAACGTGACCTTCGCCAGCCTGGATTTCCTGGCCGAGCCGCCCGAGGCGCCCTGCGACCTGGCCATGTTCGTGGACTTCATCGGCCGGGGCATCATCGCCAAGGGCAAGCTCGGGGCCGTGGCCGCCGCCGCCAACGCCTGGGCCCGGCACGCGGCCTTTTTCACCCTGCGCCCGGTCTACGATCTGCGCGACCTGCCCCTCGATCCCGAGCGGCTCGGGGCGCTCTATCCCGGGACGGTGCGCCACGGCCGGTTCCACACCGTGGAGGCCCTGGCCGCGCGGCTTGGCCCCGGCTGGTCCCCGGGGCGCGTCGGCGACGGGCTGGCCCTTGGCCACGGCGGCAGCCGCAGCAAGGCGGCCGTGCTGTTTCGCCGCACGGCGTAA
- a CDS encoding NADH:flavin oxidoreductase/NADH oxidase, giving the protein MSMLFTPLALGPRTLQNRIVVAPMCQYSAVDGHPGAWHVMHLGHLVISGAGLLIIEATAVEPQGRISPEDLGLWSEAHAASLERVLSQVRACAATPLVIQLAHAGRKASTAKPWDGGEQLAPGRGGWVTEAPSAIPYAPGEAPPRALDEAGLARIAEAFAAAAGRADALGLAGVEVHCAHGYLLHQFLSPLANRRDDAYGGSLENRLRFPLRVVAAVRAALPENRILGVRISATDWVDGGWGLEDSLVFAGRLRALGVDSIHVSSGGLSPDQRIPVKPGYQVPFAARIRQETGLATTAVGLITDPWQAEAIVSSGQADLVALARGILYDPRWPWHAAAALGDSVVAPPQYRRCQPHGVKDLFR; this is encoded by the coding sequence ATGAGCATGCTGTTTACGCCTCTCGCCCTGGGGCCGCGTACCCTGCAAAACCGCATCGTGGTCGCGCCCATGTGCCAGTATTCGGCCGTGGACGGCCATCCCGGCGCCTGGCACGTCATGCACCTGGGCCATCTGGTTATTTCGGGCGCGGGGCTGCTGATCATCGAGGCCACGGCCGTGGAGCCGCAGGGTCGCATCTCCCCCGAGGACCTGGGGCTGTGGTCCGAGGCCCACGCGGCCTCCCTGGAGCGTGTCCTGTCCCAGGTGCGGGCCTGCGCCGCCACGCCCCTCGTCATCCAACTGGCCCACGCCGGCCGCAAGGCCTCCACGGCCAAGCCCTGGGATGGCGGCGAACAGCTGGCCCCGGGCCGGGGCGGCTGGGTGACCGAGGCGCCCTCGGCCATTCCCTACGCCCCGGGCGAGGCCCCGCCCCGGGCCCTCGACGAGGCCGGCCTGGCGCGTATCGCCGAGGCCTTCGCCGCCGCGGCCGGGCGTGCCGACGCCCTGGGGCTGGCCGGGGTCGAGGTCCACTGCGCCCACGGCTACCTGCTCCACCAGTTCCTCTCGCCGCTGGCCAACCGGCGCGACGACGCGTACGGCGGCAGCCTGGAGAACCGCCTGCGCTTTCCCTTGCGCGTGGTGGCCGCCGTGCGGGCGGCCCTGCCCGAAAACCGCATCCTGGGCGTGCGTATCTCGGCCACGGACTGGGTGGACGGCGGCTGGGGCCTCGAGGACAGCCTGGTGTTCGCCGGGCGGCTCCGAGCCCTGGGCGTGGATTCCATCCACGTCTCCAGCGGCGGCCTCTCGCCCGACCAGCGCATTCCGGTCAAACCGGGCTACCAGGTGCCCTTTGCCGCGCGCATCAGGCAGGAGACGGGGCTTGCGACCACCGCCGTGGGGCTGATCACCGACCCCTGGCAGGCCGAGGCCATCGTGAGTTCGGGCCAGGCCGACCTGGTGGCCCTGGCCCGAGGCATCCTCTACGATCCCCGCTGGCCCTGGCACGCCGCCGCCGCCCTGGGCGACAGCGTCGTCGCCCCGCCCCAGTACAGGCGCTGCCAGCCCCACGGGGTCAAGGACCTGTTCCGCTGA
- the thpR gene encoding RNA 2',3'-cyclic phosphodiesterase: MERVRAFVGIDLPREGREQAARLGAALAGLAGGGVSPVRAEAVHLTLRFLGDVPATGPAGLGAIVTALAAVSFAPFSLRCGGGGFFPDMTRPRVAWAGLADGAPQCRALAAAVEAALVPLGFPPDPKPYRPHLTLARIRDAGRGRDWPGALRLVSEAAWPTFPVAAFTLWRSILAPAGARHEVLAVFAADAG, translated from the coding sequence GTGGAACGGGTGCGCGCCTTTGTCGGCATCGACCTTCCCCGGGAGGGGCGGGAGCAGGCCGCCCGCCTGGGCGCGGCCCTGGCCGGGCTGGCCGGGGGAGGGGTTTCCCCGGTGCGGGCCGAGGCGGTCCACCTGACGCTGCGCTTTCTGGGCGACGTGCCGGCGACGGGGCCGGCGGGCCTCGGGGCCATCGTCACGGCGCTCGCGGCGGTTTCCTTCGCCCCGTTTTCCCTGCGCTGCGGCGGGGGCGGCTTTTTCCCGGACATGACCCGGCCGCGCGTGGCCTGGGCGGGGCTTGCCGACGGCGCGCCCCAATGCCGGGCCCTGGCCGCGGCCGTGGAGGCCGCCCTGGTTCCCCTGGGCTTCCCCCCGGACCCCAAGCCCTACCGCCCCCACCTGACCCTGGCCAGGATCCGCGACGCGGGGCGCGGCCGGGACTGGCCCGGCGCGTTGCGGCTCGTTTCCGAAGCGGCCTGGCCGACCTTCCCGGTCGCGGCCTTCACGCTGTGGCGTTCGATCCTCGCCCCGGCCGGGGCGCGCCACGAGGTCCTGGCCGTCTTTGCCGCCGACGCCGGCTAG
- a CDS encoding SH3 domain-containing protein translates to MRNSSIAARAAMTVFLLAGLAGCAGRGQAVAPADPATVFTVRAALLNLLECPSQTCAVLEDLHDGDKVAVLTPEIHGWLQVRALASGREGYVLRRFVGP, encoded by the coding sequence ATGCGCAACTCCTCGATCGCGGCGCGCGCCGCCATGACGGTTTTCCTGCTGGCCGGCCTGGCCGGCTGCGCCGGCCGCGGCCAGGCCGTGGCCCCGGCCGATCCGGCCACGGTGTTCACGGTGCGGGCGGCCCTGCTCAACCTGCTGGAATGCCCGAGCCAGACCTGCGCGGTGCTCGAGGACCTGCATGACGGCGACAAGGTGGCCGTGCTGACGCCGGAAATCCATGGCTGGCTGCAGGTGCGCGCCCTGGCCTCGGGCCGCGAGGGCTATGTGCTCCGCCGCTTCGTCGGCCCCTGA
- a CDS encoding methyl-accepting chemotaxis protein gives MRLTLTGKIIALLLFTVALLTLAISLTVHHYLTQGLNRMSQQEIDSKADAVDYMLKETSQEVKGVTYLLASRPDVAAAIVAKDTAKLVEIAKQAQRELKIEFVTIADASGVVVARSHSDKIGDSVKNQINVQKALAGQGSIGLEEGTAVKFSLRAGFPVYEAGKIVGSVTAGINLSSSNAFVDEIKKVLGTECTIFYGDTRVATSIERDGKRAVGTRMDNPKVLETVLQKGGRFLNINTILGRDYNTAYWPLTGADGKIAGMLFIGSDRASIDATERTILYSALTASTVVALIVLGAGFFTARGMTSPLRRIIDYARKVSRGDLEARAEGTFSGEMAELTGAMDKMVSGLKTKIAEAEAMSKEANEEARCAEVSRQEAEKARGLAEHAKREGMLEAAENLGLVVDSIIAASGELESQVEHVRNGADHQRDRLREVVDAISQMTSTVLDVAKNASRAAQSAEDTKAKASSGATVVEESMRSIDRVNTVSATLKEAMAALGDQTQAIGRVMSVISDIADQTNLLALNAAIEAARAGEAGRGFAVVADEVRKLAEKTMTATKEVGQAVVSIQQSVAGNIQNVDKAAQAVGDATSLAGKSGDVLREILALAETSAQEVAGIAAAAEQQSAAAEEINRAMNEVSNVVEATSTGMHESAQAVHALADLSGDMDQIIAKLRNA, from the coding sequence ATGCGTTTGACGCTTACTGGTAAAATCATCGCCCTGCTTCTTTTTACCGTTGCCCTCCTCACCTTGGCCATTTCCCTGACCGTCCACCATTACCTCACCCAGGGGCTCAACCGCATGAGCCAGCAGGAGATCGACAGCAAGGCCGACGCCGTGGACTACATGCTCAAGGAGACCAGCCAGGAGGTCAAGGGCGTGACCTACCTCCTGGCCAGCCGGCCCGACGTGGCCGCCGCCATCGTGGCCAAGGACACGGCCAAGCTCGTCGAGATCGCCAAGCAGGCCCAGCGGGAACTCAAGATCGAGTTCGTGACCATCGCCGACGCAAGCGGCGTGGTCGTCGCCCGGAGCCATTCCGACAAGATCGGCGATTCGGTCAAAAACCAGATCAACGTGCAAAAGGCCCTGGCCGGCCAGGGCTCCATCGGCCTGGAGGAAGGCACGGCCGTCAAGTTCTCGCTGCGGGCCGGCTTTCCGGTCTACGAGGCCGGCAAGATCGTCGGCTCCGTGACCGCCGGCATCAACCTTTCCTCCAGCAACGCCTTCGTGGACGAGATCAAGAAGGTCCTCGGCACGGAGTGCACCATCTTTTACGGCGACACCCGGGTGGCCACCAGCATCGAGCGCGACGGCAAGCGGGCCGTCGGCACCCGCATGGACAACCCCAAGGTCCTCGAGACCGTGCTGCAAAAAGGCGGCCGCTTCCTCAACATCAACACCATCCTCGGCCGCGACTACAACACCGCCTACTGGCCGCTGACCGGCGCCGACGGCAAGATCGCGGGCATGCTGTTCATCGGCAGCGACCGGGCCTCCATCGACGCCACCGAACGCACCATCCTCTACTCCGCCCTGACGGCCTCCACCGTGGTGGCGCTGATCGTGCTCGGCGCCGGCTTTTTCACCGCCCGGGGCATGACCTCGCCCCTGCGGCGCATCATCGACTACGCCCGCAAGGTTTCCCGGGGCGACCTCGAGGCCCGGGCCGAAGGGACGTTCTCCGGGGAGATGGCCGAACTCACCGGCGCCATGGACAAGATGGTCTCGGGGCTCAAGACCAAGATCGCCGAGGCCGAGGCCATGAGCAAGGAGGCCAACGAAGAGGCCCGCTGCGCCGAGGTCTCCCGCCAGGAAGCCGAGAAGGCCCGGGGACTGGCCGAACACGCCAAGCGGGAGGGCATGCTCGAGGCGGCCGAGAACCTCGGCCTGGTGGTCGACAGCATCATCGCCGCCTCGGGCGAGTTGGAAAGCCAGGTGGAACACGTGCGCAACGGCGCGGACCACCAGCGCGACCGCCTGCGCGAGGTGGTGGACGCCATCTCCCAGATGACCTCCACCGTCCTCGACGTGGCCAAAAACGCCTCCCGCGCCGCCCAGTCCGCCGAGGACACCAAGGCCAAGGCCTCGTCCGGCGCCACCGTGGTCGAGGAGTCCATGCGCTCCATCGACCGGGTCAACACCGTGTCCGCCACCCTCAAGGAGGCCATGGCCGCCCTCGGCGACCAGACACAGGCCATCGGCCGGGTCATGTCCGTGATCTCCGACATCGCCGACCAGACCAACCTGCTGGCCTTAAACGCCGCCATCGAGGCCGCCCGGGCCGGCGAGGCCGGGCGCGGCTTCGCCGTGGTCGCCGACGAGGTCCGCAAACTCGCCGAAAAGACCATGACCGCCACCAAGGAAGTGGGCCAGGCCGTGGTCAGCATCCAGCAGTCCGTGGCCGGCAACATCCAGAACGTGGACAAGGCCGCCCAGGCCGTCGGCGACGCCACCAGCCTGGCCGGCAAATCCGGCGACGTGCTGCGCGAGATCCTGGCCCTGGCCGAGACCAGCGCCCAGGAAGTGGCCGGCATCGCCGCCGCGGCCGAACAGCAGTCCGCCGCGGCCGAGGAGATCAACCGGGCCATGAACGAGGTCAGCAACGTGGTCGAAGCCACGAGCACGGGCATGCACGAATCCGCCCAGGCCGTGCACGCCCTGGCCGACCTGTCCGGCGACATGGATCAGATCATCGCCAAGCTGCGAAACGCCTAA
- a CDS encoding DUF362 domain-containing protein, whose translation MTAYRLHLRRADSLATIRRALDEVLPAYAHVFPADKAAPILVKPNLNANMNALTGNTTDLRLLAALLGFLRDAGHRDVTVGEGTNSGYYRNGIGVIGRLRVDALAGRFGVPVVDLNYAPGRPVPFANGVTAQVAAPALDAALVVNLPKLKTHFEAGMSVCLKNLMGCLVGQENKKKTHQDLAANIVNLNAALRPGLHIVDGLVAMEGLGPTRGTPVRCDRLVFGEDPYLVDAACARLAGFPEAAVAPLAEARRRGLVGAAMGAFLDGLDLPLAAGRPFAPPRAGRLAAFIHHPRRQKYFLAVRNMALFRYLAGTDWFGALLFATGLRQDVFCRDELRLEGLGLEAAACDGCGICRDFCPSGLDPAAVAEAGGQADCLGCLYCFAVCPRRALRFHGEMGFFAEQVRQYEGHLRALGRARGATDGEGAEQGPARRTAEARRAGCGKA comes from the coding sequence ATGACCGCCTACCGTCTGCATCTGCGCCGGGCCGACAGCCTGGCCACCATCCGCCGGGCCCTGGACGAGGTCCTGCCCGCCTACGCCCACGTCTTCCCGGCGGACAAGGCCGCGCCGATCCTCGTCAAGCCCAACCTCAACGCCAACATGAACGCGCTGACCGGCAACACCACCGATCTGCGGCTGCTGGCGGCCCTGCTCGGCTTTTTGCGCGACGCCGGGCACCGCGACGTGACCGTGGGCGAGGGGACCAATTCCGGGTATTACCGCAACGGCATCGGCGTCATCGGGCGGCTCAGGGTGGACGCCCTGGCCGGGCGCTTCGGCGTGCCCGTGGTCGACCTCAACTACGCCCCGGGCCGGCCCGTGCCCTTCGCGAACGGGGTCACGGCCCAGGTGGCCGCGCCGGCCCTGGATGCCGCCCTGGTCGTGAACCTGCCCAAGCTCAAGACGCATTTCGAGGCGGGCATGTCGGTGTGCCTCAAAAATCTCATGGGCTGCCTGGTGGGACAGGAAAACAAGAAGAAGACCCATCAGGACCTGGCCGCCAACATCGTCAACCTCAACGCCGCCCTGCGTCCCGGCCTGCACATCGTGGACGGCCTGGTGGCCATGGAGGGCCTTGGCCCCACGCGCGGCACGCCGGTGCGCTGCGACAGGCTGGTGTTCGGCGAGGATCCCTACCTGGTCGACGCGGCCTGCGCCCGGCTGGCCGGCTTTCCCGAGGCGGCGGTCGCGCCCCTGGCCGAGGCCCGGCGGCGGGGGCTGGTCGGCGCGGCCATGGGTGCCTTCCTGGACGGGCTCGACCTGCCGCTGGCGGCCGGCCGGCCTTTCGCCCCGCCCCGGGCCGGGCGGCTGGCCGCCTTCATCCACCATCCCCGGCGCCAGAAATATTTCCTGGCCGTGCGCAACATGGCCCTTTTCCGGTATCTGGCCGGCACGGACTGGTTCGGGGCGCTGTTGTTCGCCACGGGCCTGCGCCAGGACGTCTTTTGCCGCGACGAGCTGCGCCTGGAGGGGCTGGGCCTGGAGGCGGCGGCCTGCGACGGCTGCGGGATCTGCCGGGATTTCTGCCCGTCGGGACTGGACCCGGCGGCGGTGGCCGAGGCCGGCGGGCAGGCCGACTGCCTGGGCTGCCTGTACTGCTTCGCGGTCTGTCCGCGAAGGGCCCTGCGCTTTCACGGCGAGATGGGCTTTTTCGCCGAGCAGGTGCGCCAATACGAGGGGCACCTGCGGGCCCTGGGCCGCGCGAGGGGGGCAACGGACGGGGAAGGGGCTGAACAGGGGCCGGCCCGGCGCACCGCCGAGGCGCGCCGGGCCGGTTGCGGGAAGGCTTAG
- a CDS encoding alginate O-acetyltransferase AlgX-related protein — MPVQSPTIARKAVTLLGILLFLALICLPVADNLFQVAPDVYLMENDPTPLPDSSLSQIFKSFNVLQRGYLEKTFGFRRLLVRLENILDIFWLHSSNQYQTVIKGKGEWLFLSQENNDLNVIQDYRSVRLFSQEQIARWVDVYRERQDWLAARGIRYLVVVAPNKHTVYPEFLPGQFNKVSPQSRTDQLMVALEAAGIAVLDLRPTMDLVKRQALAYYRTDTHWTTFGAFAGYVQIMKRLGRWFPRFEPEIQGDYDIAILPNLNGGLASMLALGDFFPESRVVFTPRFQRKAVETAESHSVPPYFQPTVSMNTNDPARPSAVVFRDSFAHELIPFLSEHFNKTTYAWPYPSTARDVRYFDKALIEKEKPAVVIDEFVERYFTEFPAKPAKPAAP, encoded by the coding sequence ATGCCGGTCCAGTCCCCCACGATCGCCCGCAAGGCCGTCACCCTTCTGGGCATCCTGCTGTTTCTGGCGCTCATCTGCCTGCCCGTGGCCGACAACCTTTTTCAGGTGGCCCCGGACGTCTACCTGATGGAAAACGACCCGACCCCGCTGCCGGACTCCTCGCTTTCCCAGATATTCAAGTCCTTCAACGTGTTGCAGCGCGGCTATCTGGAAAAAACCTTCGGCTTCCGCAGGCTGCTGGTCCGCCTGGAAAACATCCTGGACATCTTCTGGCTGCATTCCTCCAACCAGTACCAGACGGTCATCAAGGGCAAGGGGGAATGGCTGTTTTTGTCCCAGGAAAACAACGACCTCAACGTCATCCAGGATTACCGTTCGGTGCGGCTGTTCAGCCAGGAACAGATCGCCCGCTGGGTGGACGTCTACCGGGAACGCCAGGACTGGCTGGCCGCCCGGGGCATCCGCTACCTGGTGGTGGTGGCGCCCAACAAGCACACCGTCTACCCGGAATTCCTGCCCGGCCAATTCAACAAGGTCAGCCCCCAAAGCCGCACCGACCAGTTGATGGTCGCCCTGGAGGCGGCGGGCATCGCCGTCCTGGACCTGCGGCCGACCATGGACCTGGTCAAGCGCCAGGCCCTGGCCTACTACCGCACCGACACCCACTGGACGACGTTCGGGGCCTTTGCCGGCTACGTCCAGATCATGAAGCGCCTGGGCCGGTGGTTTCCCCGGTTCGAACCGGAAATCCAGGGCGATTACGACATCGCCATCCTGCCGAACTTAAACGGCGGCCTGGCCAGCATGCTGGCCTTGGGCGACTTTTTCCCGGAAAGCCGGGTCGTCTTCACGCCGCGCTTCCAGCGAAAGGCCGTGGAAACCGCCGAAAGCCATTCCGTGCCCCCCTATTTCCAGCCCACGGTCTCCATGAACACCAACGACCCGGCCCGGCCCTCGGCCGTGGTCTTCCGGGATTCCTTCGCCCACGAGCTGATTCCCTTCCTGTCCGAGCACTTCAACAAGACCACCTACGCCTGGCCCTACCCCTCGACCGCGCGCGACGTGCGCTACTTCGACAAGGCGCTGATCGAAAAGGAAAAGCCGGCCGTGGTCATCGACGAATTCGTGGAACGCTATTTCACGGAATTCCCGGCCAAGCCGGCCAAGCCGGCCGCGCCATAG
- a CDS encoding MBOAT family protein, with translation MVFSSASFLFYFLPIVLALYFSCVTFGRLRNWILLAASLFFYTWGEGEYVVIMLLSIVANYLFGIWVYKAHERSDAKRQVAVAITFNLLLLVIFKYTNFIVANLNTLVTQFGLPAITIGQVHLPIGISFFTFHCISYIMDIYRRQTPPQMSLPNTALYISLFPQLVAGPIIRYKDIAAQLTHRSVGIERFSKGINRFVIGLGKKVLIANVVGLPADKIFAIPAEHLTTPVAWFGILCYTLQIYFDFSGYSDMAIGLGHMFGFKFMENFNYPYVSRSIQEFWRRWHISLSTWFRDYLYIPLGGNRAGQARMYFNLVMVFFLCGLWHGASWNFVIWGMFHGLFSVLERFSLFKRITRGPRLLAHAYTLLVVMVAWVFFRAESLPVSLAYLKAMAGFAQGSGVEWHMGLFLNPKVGIVLAAAIVGATPIVPWLKSLRERLLSPLRLGPLAVDDGVEALVCLLVMPAVFILCAMSLASGTHNPFIYFQF, from the coding sequence ATGGTATTTAGCTCCGCATCATTCCTCTTCTATTTCCTGCCGATCGTGCTGGCCCTGTATTTTTCGTGCGTGACCTTCGGCAGGCTTCGCAACTGGATACTGCTGGCGGCCAGCCTTTTTTTCTATACCTGGGGCGAAGGCGAATACGTCGTCATCATGCTGCTGTCGATCGTGGCCAACTACCTCTTCGGCATCTGGGTCTACAAGGCCCACGAGCGCAGCGACGCCAAGCGGCAAGTCGCGGTGGCCATCACCTTCAACCTGCTTTTGCTCGTCATCTTCAAATACACCAACTTCATCGTCGCCAATCTCAACACCCTGGTGACCCAGTTCGGCCTGCCGGCCATCACGATCGGCCAGGTCCACCTGCCCATCGGCATCTCCTTTTTCACCTTCCACTGCATTTCCTACATCATGGACATCTACCGCCGCCAGACGCCGCCCCAGATGTCCCTGCCCAATACGGCCCTGTACATCTCGCTGTTCCCCCAGCTCGTGGCCGGCCCCATCATCCGCTACAAGGACATCGCCGCGCAGCTGACCCACCGCAGCGTGGGCATCGAGCGGTTTTCCAAGGGCATCAACCGCTTTGTCATCGGCCTGGGCAAGAAAGTGCTCATCGCCAACGTGGTGGGCCTGCCGGCGGACAAGATCTTCGCCATCCCGGCCGAGCACCTGACCACGCCCGTGGCCTGGTTCGGCATCCTGTGCTACACGCTCCAGATCTACTTCGATTTCTCGGGCTATTCGGACATGGCCATCGGCCTCGGCCACATGTTCGGCTTCAAGTTCATGGAGAACTTCAACTACCCCTACGTCTCGCGCTCCATCCAGGAATTCTGGCGGCGCTGGCACATCTCGCTGTCCACCTGGTTTCGCGACTACCTCTACATTCCCCTCGGCGGCAACCGGGCCGGCCAGGCGCGCATGTACTTCAACCTGGTGATGGTGTTTTTCCTGTGCGGCCTGTGGCACGGGGCCAGCTGGAACTTCGTCATCTGGGGCATGTTCCACGGCCTGTTCTCGGTGCTGGAGCGGTTTTCCCTTTTCAAGCGCATCACCCGCGGCCCGCGGCTTCTCGCCCACGCCTACACCCTGCTCGTGGTCATGGTGGCCTGGGTCTTTTTCCGGGCCGAGTCCCTGCCCGTGTCCCTGGCCTACCTCAAGGCCATGGCCGGCTTCGCCCAGGGCTCGGGCGTGGAATGGCACATGGGGCTTTTCCTCAACCCCAAGGTGGGCATCGTCCTGGCCGCGGCCATTGTCGGCGCCACGCCCATCGTGCCCTGGCTCAAGTCCCTGCGCGAACGGCTGCTCTCGCCCCTGCGCCTGGGGCCGCTGGCCGTGGATGACGGGGTCGAGGCCCTGGTATGCCTGCTGGTGATGCCGGCCGTTTTCATCCTGTGCGCCATGTCATTGGCCAGCGGCACGCACAACCCCTTCATCTACTTCCAGTTCTAG
- a CDS encoding redoxin domain-containing protein encodes MHEHAYDEECCVEVPEATVGQEVVDFSMKVYDPTEGFFGEMSMEANREAGKWTILFFYPADFTFVCPTELADLASKHEELAKMGFEVFSVSTDTEFAHLAWRNSEKLLENVRFKMAADPNGQVSRYFGVYDDESGLALRGTFIINPDGVLVSKEINFYNVGRNADELLRKCQANVYLRENPNEACPAKWTPGAKTLTPSEKLVGNVYQTLSEMP; translated from the coding sequence ATGCACGAACACGCGTACGACGAAGAATGCTGCGTCGAGGTTCCCGAAGCGACGGTCGGCCAGGAAGTCGTGGATTTCTCCATGAAGGTCTATGATCCGACGGAAGGCTTTTTCGGCGAGATGTCGATGGAAGCCAACCGGGAAGCCGGCAAGTGGACGATCCTGTTCTTCTATCCGGCCGATTTCACCTTCGTGTGCCCCACCGAGCTGGCCGACCTGGCCAGCAAGCACGAGGAGCTGGCCAAGATGGGCTTCGAGGTCTTCTCCGTGTCCACGGACACCGAATTCGCCCACCTGGCCTGGCGCAACAGCGAAAAGCTCCTGGAAAACGTCCGCTTCAAGATGGCCGCCGACCCCAACGGCCAGGTCTCGCGCTACTTCGGCGTGTATGACGACGAATCGGGGCTGGCCCTGCGCGGTACCTTCATCATCAATCCCGACGGCGTCCTGGTGTCCAAGGAGATCAACTTCTACAACGTCGGCCGCAACGCCGACGAACTGCTGCGCAAATGCCAGGCCAACGTCTACCTGCGCGAAAACCCGAACGAAGCCTGTCCGGCCAAATGGACCCCCGGGGCCAAGACCCTGACCCCCTCGGAAAAGCTCGTGGGCAATGTCTACCAGACCCTAAGCGAAATGCCCTGA